The genomic interval CGATGCGGGAATTATGATTTCGGCAAGTCATAATCCTTATTATGATAACGGCATAAAATTTTTCGATCGTACAGGTTTTAAACTTGATGAAAAAGAAGAAGCTGAAATTGAAAAAATTTATTTTAGTGATAAAATAATAAATGAAGCCAGAAAACAAATGATGGAAATAGGAACTGCAAAACGCGTAGATGACGTTATCGGCAGATACATCGTGCATATCAAAAATTCATTTCCTAGAAGTGAAACACTTCATAATCTTAGAGTAGTAATTGATACTGCAAACGGTGCAAGCTACAAAGTCGCTCCTACTATTTTTAAAGAACTCGGTGCTGAAACGATTGTGCTTGCAAATGAGCCGAACGGCAAAAATATAAACGAAAATTGCGGCGCGTTGTTTCCGCAAAATTTAGCAAATGAAGTCAGAAGACTTCGTGCGGACGTAGGTTTTGCTTTTGACGGAGATGCCGATCGTCTTGTGGTAGTGGATGAAAACGGCGAAATAATTCATGGAGACATTTTACTTGGAATTTTGGCGTCGTATCTGAAAGAAAGTGGCGAACTTGCAAATGATAAAATAGTGGCTACCGTGATGAGCAATAAAGCCCTTGATGATTTTTTAGCAAAAATCGGAATTTCTGTAATCAGAACAAATGTAGGCGATAAATTCGTTCTTGAAAAAATGAGAGAAATAGGATCAAATTTCGGTGGCGAACAAAGCGGGCATGTGATTTTCGGCAGCTTTGCAAAAACAGGTGACGGAATCGTAAGTGCACTTCAATTTAGCGCCTGCATGATAAAAATGCACAAAAAATCAAGCGAAATCTCAAAAATGATAAAACCGTATCCGCAAATTTTAAGAAATTTAAAAATAAAAAATAAAAAGCCGCTTGATAAAATCAAAGGTTTGGACGAATTTGAAAAAAACATCCAAAAAGATGGAATAAGAACACTATTTAGGTATTCAGGTACAGAAAATCTGATCCGTCTACTTTTGGAAGGTAAAAATGAGAAACTTCTTAACAAAAAAATGGATGAAGCGGAAGAATTTTTCAGTAAAGCTTTAAATGACTGATTTTTTTAAAAGTTCAAATTTCAAGATTGCGTTGCTTAAATTTTGCCTGTTTTTTGTCGGAATTTTAGCAGCCGATCAAGCAATAAAAGCCGTTTTCTTAGACGGCTTTCACTTTGAGGGAGAGTTTATTTCACTGATTCTCACATTTAATAAAGGTGTCGCTTTTTCGATGTTTGCCTTTTTGGGTGAAAATTTGAAATTTATCCAAATTGTCATAATATTAGGACTTTTAACATATCTTTTTTATGAGAAAAAACTCTTTTTA from Campylobacter hominis ATCC BAA-381 carries:
- the lspA gene encoding signal peptidase II; translation: MTDFFKSSNFKIALLKFCLFFVGILAADQAIKAVFLDGFHFEGEFISLILTFNKGVAFSMFAFLGENLKFIQIVIILGLLTYLFYEKKLFLNHAVEFGILAGAGFSNIIDRFIHGGVVDYVFWHKWFEFAVFNFADVMIDFAVVTLIIRMMFDKNLKGKK
- the glmM gene encoding phosphoglucosamine mutase, which codes for MKLFGTDGVRGKAGNFLTAELALRLAMAAGVYFRKNSLTNMILVGKDTRRSGYMIETAIVAGLTSVGFNVRQIGPMPTPAVAFLTEDMRCDAGIMISASHNPYYDNGIKFFDRTGFKLDEKEEAEIEKIYFSDKIINEARKQMMEIGTAKRVDDVIGRYIVHIKNSFPRSETLHNLRVVIDTANGASYKVAPTIFKELGAETIVLANEPNGKNINENCGALFPQNLANEVRRLRADVGFAFDGDADRLVVVDENGEIIHGDILLGILASYLKESGELANDKIVATVMSNKALDDFLAKIGISVIRTNVGDKFVLEKMREIGSNFGGEQSGHVIFGSFAKTGDGIVSALQFSACMIKMHKKSSEISKMIKPYPQILRNLKIKNKKPLDKIKGLDEFEKNIQKDGIRTLFRYSGTENLIRLLLEGKNEKLLNKKMDEAEEFFSKALND